A region from the Macrobrachium nipponense isolate FS-2020 chromosome 47, ASM1510439v2, whole genome shotgun sequence genome encodes:
- the LOC135204623 gene encoding tigger transposable element-derived protein 1-like codes for MPSRTFLFKEEAKASGFKAFKDRVTLVMCGNAAGFLLKPGLIYKSKNPRALKNKNKNLLPVYWMHNPKAWITKMLTSNWFHQCFIPQVSKYLLEKGLPFKILLLMDNAGGHATDLSHEGIQVEFLPPNTTSLIQPMDQGVIRAFKGLYTKNTLADLVACVDAAQDDEDETFNLKAYWRQYTIATCLQNIQKALKEMKPATVNAS; via the coding sequence ATGCCGTCGCGAACTTTCCTGTTCAAAGAAGAAGCCAAAGCCTCTGGCTTTAAAGCATTCAAAGATCGTGTTACCCTCGTGATGTGTGGCAATGCTGCTGGATTTTTGCTAAAGCCGGGGCTTATTTACAAATCGAAAAACCCTCgcgctttgaaaaataaaaataagaatctcCTTCCCGTGTACTGGATGCATAATCCAAAAGCATGGATTACGAAGATGCTGACCTCCAACTGGTTCCACCAGTGTTTTATCCCACAAGTCAGTAAATATCTCTTAGAGAAGGGCTTGCCATTTAAGATCCTTCTCCTTATGGATAACGCTGGTGGACACGCAACTGATCTGTCGCATGAGGGGATTCAGGTTGAGTTCCTGCCACCCAACACAACGTCATTAATTCAACCGATGGACCAGGGGGTTATCAGGGCGTTCAAGGGCCTCTACACGAAGAATACCTTGGCAGACCTCGTTGCATGTGTGGATGCTGCCCAAGATGATGAGGATGAAACATTCAATTTGAAGGCGTACTGGCGGCAGTACACAATAGCCACGTGCCTGCAGAACATCCAGAAGGCACTGAAAGAAATGAAACCTGCTACTGTTAATGCGAGCTGA